In Pigmentibacter ruber, a genomic segment contains:
- the murI gene encoding glutamate racemase, translating to MTKINILPNIAFFDSSQGGLTVWENVLKRFPNLNTQYLGDNARCPYGNKSQETITRYASEATLYLASRNALLLIIACGTASSVAAKELQHLFKLPIIGIVEGFCKFVASLLQDKTRTVAVLGTKFTVRSNRFNEELGANGVEKVWARACPLFVPLVEEGISQGPMVDAACDMYLWDIPEDTKVVMLACTHYPRLTLPIAESLERRLGKTVIYKSIDGDWVLKLGSKEQNDPIYLVESSLPIVNFVEQFIVSNQYENILNHGEKQVLCTDSPEQFESIARFFTSIPLPKVEAVEIQT from the coding sequence ATGACTAAAATAAACATCCTTCCAAATATTGCATTTTTTGACTCTAGTCAGGGCGGTTTGACCGTATGGGAAAATGTTTTAAAACGGTTTCCAAATTTAAATACCCAGTATTTAGGTGATAATGCACGTTGTCCTTATGGTAACAAAAGTCAAGAAACTATTACCCGTTATGCTTCCGAAGCTACACTTTATTTAGCAAGTCGTAACGCATTATTACTTATTATAGCATGTGGTACAGCTTCTAGTGTTGCGGCAAAAGAATTACAGCATTTATTTAAATTACCTATTATAGGAATTGTTGAAGGATTTTGTAAATTTGTTGCATCATTATTACAAGATAAAACGCGTACTGTTGCAGTTCTTGGAACAAAATTTACTGTACGAAGCAATCGTTTTAATGAAGAATTAGGAGCTAATGGAGTTGAAAAAGTTTGGGCTAGAGCTTGCCCATTATTTGTTCCTTTAGTGGAGGAAGGAATTTCCCAAGGCCCTATGGTCGATGCTGCATGCGATATGTATTTGTGGGATATACCTGAAGATACAAAAGTTGTAATGCTGGCTTGTACTCATTATCCAAGATTAACTTTACCAATAGCAGAGTCTTTAGAACGAAGATTAGGAAAAACTGTTATTTATAAATCAATTGATGGTGATTGGGTTTTAAAATTAGGTTCCAAAGAACAAAATGATCCTATTTATTTAGTTGAATCTTCTTTGCCTATAGTAAATTTTGTTGAACAATTTATTGTTTCTAATCAATATGAGAACATATTAAATCATGGAGAGAAGCAGGTCTTGTGTACTGATTCTCCAGAGCAATTTGAAAGTATTGCACGTTTTTTTACTTCCATCCCGTTACCTAAAGTAGAAGCTGTGGAAATTCAAACTTAG
- a CDS encoding response regulator, whose translation MNKLKSIRTIKSKNPNPKLTVVIGEEHALSASMEGLVLSQAGFDVKHAKSIEEIIKMIADEKIDIVMLDYLFQKGQALKKIVQAKKISLNPKVRFVVTSVVNSEEYKDDIFQNNADLFLLKPSPKRKLIEELKKLSKIEFRKSIRVKCNIPFKVKKENKYFETFVIDISADGLHVIDQSNQINPILGMELEFEFLLPKSDDLLNAKGSVVRFTDEGFGIKFTEITKNTKEKINKFVLSNSIEMKSSHYYL comes from the coding sequence ATGAATAAATTAAAAAGCATCAGAACTATCAAAAGTAAAAATCCAAATCCAAAACTTACTGTTGTAATTGGAGAAGAACATGCGCTTTCAGCAAGCATGGAAGGATTAGTTCTATCGCAGGCTGGATTTGATGTTAAACATGCTAAATCTATTGAAGAAATAATCAAAATGATTGCTGATGAAAAGATAGATATTGTTATGCTTGATTATTTATTTCAAAAAGGCCAAGCGCTTAAAAAAATTGTGCAAGCCAAAAAAATTAGTCTAAATCCTAAAGTTCGTTTTGTTGTTACTAGTGTGGTTAATAGTGAAGAGTATAAAGACGATATTTTTCAAAATAATGCCGACTTATTTTTATTAAAACCCAGTCCTAAAAGAAAACTTATTGAAGAGTTAAAAAAATTAAGCAAAATTGAATTTAGAAAAAGTATAAGAGTGAAATGTAACATTCCATTTAAAGTAAAAAAAGAAAATAAATACTTTGAAACCTTTGTTATAGATATATCTGCAGATGGATTACATGTTATTGATCAGTCAAATCAAATAAATCCAATATTAGGTATGGAATTAGAGTTTGAATTTTTACTACCAAAATCAGATGATTTACTTAATGCAAAAGGAAGTGTTGTAAGATTTACTGATGAAGGGTTTGGAATTAAATTCACAGAAATAACTAAAAATACTAAAGAAAAAATAAATAAGTTTGTACTAAGTAATAGTATAGAAATGAAATCATCTCATTATTACTTATAA
- a CDS encoding DsbA family protein — MNFSIKNLLNKNKYKIATTLTLTTLAFIGCQSQKSKSNDDVLGSFNSKTIKFKDLSTSEKTELINAQKKVYETAQAILEKHYLDAWFDDYKNQNKLASLDAAKEDYYSKKALVGDEVVKKFLADNANNPQLLQIPEDKRSSLVKQYLTRMEQAKAEQELIAEAQEKGKIKVTGIEKPQEIVVTINDTTGYKYNSNLKNPKVTIVEFADYQCPYCVRAHETLEKVMADYKDKVQYIYKDFPLMQIHPEALPAAIAAKCAANQNKYWDMHKLLYVKGSTEKLSTDTYQKLATELKLNIADFKACLEDKDKTISQAVMAQMEEGNSIGVSGTPSIFINGEKFEGNLSVAGLKKEIDAKLSAK, encoded by the coding sequence ATGAATTTTTCTATTAAAAATTTGCTAAATAAGAATAAATATAAAATAGCAACAACTTTAACTTTGACAACCTTAGCTTTTATTGGATGCCAATCACAAAAATCAAAAAGTAATGATGACGTATTAGGCTCTTTTAACTCTAAAACAATAAAATTTAAAGATCTTTCAACTTCTGAAAAAACTGAGCTCATCAATGCACAAAAAAAAGTGTATGAAACCGCTCAAGCTATCTTAGAAAAGCACTATTTAGATGCTTGGTTTGATGACTATAAAAATCAAAATAAATTAGCTTCCTTAGATGCAGCAAAAGAAGATTACTATTCAAAAAAAGCTCTTGTCGGAGATGAGGTCGTTAAAAAGTTTCTTGCTGACAATGCTAATAACCCTCAGTTATTACAAATACCAGAAGATAAGCGCTCTAGCCTAGTAAAACAGTATCTTACTAGAATGGAACAGGCAAAAGCTGAGCAAGAACTGATAGCCGAAGCTCAAGAAAAAGGCAAAATCAAGGTTACTGGTATAGAAAAGCCACAAGAAATAGTTGTTACTATAAATGACACAACAGGTTATAAATATAACTCTAATTTGAAAAATCCAAAAGTAACTATTGTTGAATTTGCTGACTATCAGTGCCCATACTGTGTTAGAGCGCACGAAACTTTAGAAAAAGTAATGGCAGATTATAAAGATAAAGTGCAATATATTTATAAAGACTTCCCATTAATGCAAATTCACCCAGAGGCTTTACCTGCTGCAATTGCAGCAAAATGCGCAGCAAATCAAAACAAATACTGGGACATGCATAAATTGTTGTATGTTAAAGGTTCAACTGAAAAACTTTCAACTGATACCTACCAAAAGTTAGCTACCGAACTCAAATTAAATATTGCTGATTTTAAAGCCTGCCTAGAAGACAAAGATAAAACCATCAGTCAAGCAGTAATGGCGCAAATGGAGGAAGGAAATAGTATAGGTGTGAGTGGTACTCCTTCCATTTTCATTAACGGTGAAAAATTTGAAGGTAACTTAAGCGTTGCTGGTCTAAAGAAAGAAATTGATGCTAAATTAAGCGCAAAATAA
- the udk gene encoding uridine kinase, with protein sequence MKNKKSSTVIAITGGSGSGKTTAARKLLSLFGSDHCQIISQDSYYFDHSKKFTGDGSVNFDHPNSIDFNLMANHIELLANGNAIEMPIYDFVTHTRKSETVKIIPSPFLIVDGILILSQEVLRPLFDISIFIDIAEDVRFQRRLKRDVEERGRSPEGVKIQYHSFVKPMHDQFVQPSKEFASYIAYDNDTVNHYLLPELVENFKN encoded by the coding sequence TTGAAAAATAAAAAATCTTCTACTGTTATAGCGATTACAGGAGGAAGTGGTTCAGGAAAAACCACCGCAGCACGTAAACTATTAAGTTTATTTGGTTCAGATCATTGCCAAATAATAAGTCAAGATAGTTACTATTTTGATCATAGCAAAAAATTTACTGGAGATGGCAGTGTTAATTTTGATCATCCAAATTCTATAGATTTTAATTTAATGGCAAACCATATAGAATTATTAGCTAATGGTAACGCTATTGAAATGCCAATCTACGACTTTGTAACCCATACTAGAAAATCTGAAACAGTTAAAATCATTCCAAGTCCGTTTTTAATAGTGGATGGAATTTTAATCTTATCCCAAGAAGTATTAAGACCACTCTTTGATATTTCTATTTTCATTGATATTGCTGAAGATGTTAGATTTCAAAGACGTTTGAAACGAGATGTTGAAGAAAGAGGGAGAAGCCCTGAAGGTGTAAAAATTCAATATCATTCATTTGTTAAGCCTATGCATGATCAATTTGTCCAACCTTCAAAAGAGTTTGCCTCATATATCGCCTACGATAATGATACCGTAAATCACTATTTATTACCTGAATTAGTTGAAAATTTTAAAAATTAA
- a CDS encoding glycosyltransferase family 4 protein, producing the protein MRNAPQIIHVNTSQAFGGLELYTVLLIQKLIEQGIKTCLYCLPGSKIEIEAQKLGIKTISGFKQARISLKDIRKLRKIALEEDYQIIHSHTRQDVWLSSLALLGLSNKKHIFSLYMSAPSKKDIIHKFIYSRIHAITSSSMILNERIKLNYPISKEQVYLLRYGRDLSIYQKNQSQRDNIRNKFNIQSDEKVIITMCRIDPGKGVKEFAEAFLLMPVETRKKVHFIIMGEPTLDHIDSAGNKVYEPQAKQLYEWLQNYITTPEIQGRIHLVPFQANFVPYLNASDLFVLATYKETYSLSVLDAMAMGLPVIGTNSGGTPEQVLNNVRGILVEPKNSHAIANAIADYVNSPEKILEHGENAKKWVYTEHNWNKKINELLNLYRSCLENKNAHTSI; encoded by the coding sequence ATGCGAAATGCACCCCAAATCATTCATGTCAATACCTCGCAAGCTTTTGGTGGACTTGAACTTTATACTGTTCTATTAATTCAAAAATTGATTGAACAAGGAATAAAAACATGTCTTTATTGCCTACCAGGAAGCAAGATAGAAATAGAAGCTCAAAAATTAGGGATAAAAACAATATCAGGATTTAAGCAAGCGCGCATTAGTTTAAAAGATATAAGAAAATTAAGAAAAATAGCTTTGGAAGAAGATTATCAAATTATCCACTCCCATACACGTCAAGATGTTTGGCTTTCAAGTTTAGCATTGCTAGGATTATCTAATAAAAAGCATATCTTTAGCCTTTATATGAGCGCCCCCTCAAAAAAGGACATTATACATAAATTTATTTATAGCAGAATTCATGCAATTACCTCTTCATCTATGATTTTAAACGAAAGAATAAAATTAAATTATCCCATTTCTAAAGAACAAGTTTACTTACTTAGATATGGTAGAGATCTTTCTATTTATCAAAAAAATCAATCACAAAGAGACAATATTCGTAATAAATTTAACATTCAAAGTGATGAAAAGGTTATTATTACCATGTGTCGCATTGATCCAGGAAAAGGTGTGAAAGAATTTGCAGAAGCATTTTTACTTATGCCTGTTGAAACAAGAAAAAAAGTACATTTTATTATAATGGGTGAACCCACTCTTGATCATATAGACTCTGCTGGGAATAAAGTTTATGAACCGCAAGCAAAACAATTATACGAATGGCTGCAGAATTATATCACCACCCCTGAAATTCAGGGAAGAATCCACTTGGTACCCTTTCAAGCCAATTTTGTTCCTTATTTAAATGCAAGTGATTTATTTGTTTTGGCAACTTACAAAGAAACCTATTCATTATCTGTATTAGATGCTATGGCAATGGGTCTTCCTGTCATTGGTACAAATTCAGGAGGCACTCCTGAGCAAGTACTTAACAATGTAAGAGGAATTTTAGTTGAACCCAAAAATTCACATGCAATTGCGAATGCAATTGCCGATTATGTTAATTCTCCAGAAAAAATATTAGAACATGGAGAAAATGCAAAAAAATGGGTTTATACTGAGCATAATTGGAACAAGAAAATTAATGAACTTTTAAATTTATACCGTTCATGTCTGGAGAATAAAAATGCACATACCTCTATCTAA
- the upp gene encoding uracil phosphoribosyltransferase, producing MVKNIAKNEHKNIHILNHPILSHSLSSLRKKETNSSDFRRLLSEMSRLMAYESSRDLKVKNHIIETPFERIESPFICEDVTIVAVMRAGMGMLDGFMQMFPHSKVGHIGIYRDKFLNNTVEYYFRLPNDIENNKIFLLDPLLATGSTVVAAINRLKQYGVNEIRFHCLLASPGGLELLQDTHPDVSIYCLSVERGLDEKGYILPGLGDAGDRIYGTI from the coding sequence ATGGTTAAAAACATAGCAAAAAATGAGCACAAAAATATTCACATTCTAAATCATCCTATTTTAAGTCACTCTCTTTCTTCACTCAGAAAAAAAGAAACAAACTCTAGCGACTTTAGGCGTTTATTAAGTGAAATGAGTCGGCTTATGGCTTATGAGAGCTCACGAGATTTAAAAGTTAAAAATCACATTATTGAAACACCCTTTGAAAGGATTGAAAGCCCTTTTATCTGTGAAGATGTAACAATAGTCGCGGTTATGCGCGCAGGAATGGGAATGCTCGATGGATTTATGCAAATGTTTCCTCACTCAAAAGTAGGCCATATAGGAATTTATAGAGATAAATTTCTAAATAATACTGTTGAATATTATTTTAGGCTACCAAATGACATAGAAAATAACAAAATTTTCTTACTTGATCCCTTACTTGCCACGGGCTCTACTGTTGTTGCAGCTATTAATAGATTAAAACAATATGGGGTAAATGAAATTCGTTTTCACTGCTTGCTTGCTTCACCTGGAGGTCTCGAATTGCTCCAAGACACACATCCTGATGTCTCTATATATTGCTTATCTGTCGAGCGTGGTTTAGATGAAAAAGGATACATCTTACCTGGGTTAGGAGATGCAGGAGATCGTATCTACGGCACAATTTAA
- the fliD gene encoding flagellar filament capping protein FliD, giving the protein MAGIRVNTGSGIDPKMVDQLIEIEHEPIKKVEARKKEINDEHKLFNDLKGLVSTLGTNLNGLRTRQDFYKLKLTSSHPDIIEGTVDNNAPIGTYELEVRHLARTHKLLTQSFADKDTTPVGFGYMTIENEDGESFDVDIDPDRSTLNDVAVQINSLNKGVKAIVINTKEGIEDSDEENYRLIVISEKSGKEAKVTIDPDTTYLEFKEQVTGRNLEMLFEDVKVYNETNKVTELFPGMVLDVKRAEPGTKVNIKIDYDVDKTMENIKKFVESYNKVNEFIDKQFQVDPNTNKAGVLSKDNSLRTLRRALQGSMQFSVNGGKYQTLADIGISTDPKTGNLKYDESKAKQSLSEDYVGVSKLFITSDESTGIGPRLSDAVRNVQSQQSGVIPSKEREYKRILENFDKDIAVKTRQAQQREEGLRRQFAYVEQLISGMNAQGKVLQQKLDGMG; this is encoded by the coding sequence ATGGCAGGAATTCGAGTAAATACGGGTTCAGGTATTGATCCTAAAATGGTTGATCAGTTAATAGAAATTGAACATGAACCTATTAAAAAAGTTGAAGCCAGAAAAAAAGAAATCAATGATGAACATAAATTATTTAATGATTTAAAAGGTTTGGTTAGTACTCTAGGGACTAATTTAAATGGATTAAGAACTCGACAAGACTTCTATAAATTAAAACTAACAAGTTCTCACCCTGATATTATTGAAGGCACTGTAGATAATAATGCTCCAATTGGAACATATGAATTGGAAGTTAGACATTTAGCTCGGACGCATAAATTACTTACTCAATCATTTGCTGATAAAGACACTACTCCAGTTGGATTTGGGTATATGACAATTGAAAATGAAGATGGAGAGTCTTTTGATGTGGATATTGATCCAGATAGATCAACATTAAATGATGTTGCTGTGCAAATTAACTCTTTAAATAAGGGTGTAAAGGCTATTGTAATTAATACCAAAGAAGGGATTGAAGATAGTGATGAAGAAAATTACAGACTGATTGTCATTTCAGAAAAATCTGGTAAAGAAGCCAAAGTAACTATTGATCCAGATACGACCTATCTTGAATTTAAGGAACAAGTGACTGGTCGAAATTTAGAGATGTTGTTTGAAGATGTCAAAGTCTATAACGAAACAAATAAAGTAACTGAACTTTTTCCAGGTATGGTTTTAGATGTAAAAAGAGCGGAACCAGGAACAAAAGTGAATATAAAGATTGATTATGATGTTGATAAAACGATGGAAAATATTAAAAAATTTGTTGAATCATATAACAAAGTAAATGAATTTATTGATAAACAATTTCAAGTTGATCCTAATACGAATAAAGCAGGCGTACTTTCAAAAGATAATAGTTTAAGAACCTTGAGAAGAGCTTTGCAAGGATCAATGCAATTTAGTGTGAATGGAGGAAAATACCAAACATTAGCTGACATAGGAATTTCTACCGACCCAAAAACTGGCAATTTAAAATATGACGAATCTAAAGCTAAACAATCCTTATCCGAAGATTATGTCGGAGTTTCTAAGTTGTTCATCACATCTGATGAATCTACAGGTATTGGTCCAAGACTCTCTGATGCTGTTCGAAATGTCCAGAGTCAACAAAGTGGGGTTATCCCATCAAAAGAGCGAGAATATAAAAGAATTCTTGAAAACTTTGACAAAGACATTGCTGTTAAAACAAGACAAGCTCAACAAAGAGAAGAAGGACTAAGAAGACAATTCGCTTATGTAGAACAACTTATCAGTGGAATGAATGCACAAGGTAAAGTATTGCAACAAAAACTAGATGGTATGGGATAG
- the fliS gene encoding flagellar export chaperone FliS, with translation MNVKAFKAYQSTNVTTAKPEKVLLMLYEGCIKFLRIAKVRMQEKKIAEKGKNLSKAIAIIAELINTLDHEVGGQLSADLENLYMFIMDKLIEANINNKVEDIEVAEKLLNTLYEAWRDVVNNPRPDGVPSPTLQPDLYETYLKSIKNQQSIEEANNKNLKNEKSSAAAVNLSAEVKPATGSMNTLSKK, from the coding sequence ATGAATGTGAAAGCATTTAAAGCGTATCAGTCTACTAATGTAACAACTGCAAAACCAGAAAAAGTTCTTTTAATGTTATATGAAGGTTGTATAAAGTTTTTGCGCATAGCGAAAGTTAGAATGCAGGAGAAAAAAATAGCAGAAAAAGGTAAAAATTTAAGTAAAGCTATTGCAATTATAGCTGAATTAATTAATACATTAGATCATGAAGTAGGAGGACAACTTTCTGCTGATTTAGAAAATTTATATATGTTTATTATGGATAAATTAATTGAAGCAAATATTAACAATAAAGTTGAAGATATTGAAGTAGCTGAAAAATTATTAAATACTCTATATGAAGCTTGGAGGGATGTCGTTAATAATCCTAGACCAGATGGGGTTCCAAGCCCAACTCTACAACCAGATTTGTATGAAACATATTTAAAATCAATCAAAAATCAACAATCAATTGAAGAAGCTAATAATAAAAATCTAAAAAATGAAAAATCAAGTGCAGCTGCTGTAAATCTTTCAGCTGAAGTAAAACCTGCTACAGGTAGTATGAATACTTTAAGTAAAAAATAG
- the rffA gene encoding dTDP-4-amino-4,6-dideoxygalactose transaminase has translation MHIPLSKAHIPKKVFENINQVFASGKLSGDGSFCHSTEEKLKNILKIKHVLLTSSCTHALEMSMLLLNGKEGDEVILPSFTFTSTANAILVAGLKPVFCEIDPKTFNIDINDVLKKITPKTIAIIPVHYAGVACDMEKLLEICRPKNIKIIEDAAHAIGAKWDHKFLGTIGDMGCLSFHDTKNVICGEGGAFLTNDDSLAEKAMIIREKGTNRAQFLKGQVDKYTWVAKGSSYILAEPLAAILSAEVDVMFELNEKRGIIHHYYYDNLKILEEKNILTLPFLPNYSETNYHLFFIVLNSPEQRNSLMSHLRSKGIGATFHYIPLHSAPLGIELGNKPNDLEITEKFHSRLLRLPLYPDMEQKDYETVVSEIIAWSHEIA, from the coding sequence ATGCACATACCTCTATCTAAGGCACATATTCCTAAAAAAGTATTTGAAAATATAAATCAAGTCTTTGCTTCTGGGAAACTATCAGGCGATGGCAGTTTTTGTCACTCTACTGAAGAAAAACTAAAGAATATCTTAAAGATAAAGCATGTTTTATTAACCTCATCATGCACCCATGCTTTAGAAATGAGTATGTTGTTATTAAATGGAAAAGAAGGTGATGAAGTTATTCTTCCCTCATTTACATTTACTTCAACGGCCAATGCTATTCTTGTTGCTGGATTAAAACCGGTATTTTGTGAAATTGATCCTAAAACTTTTAATATTGATATCAATGATGTTTTGAAAAAAATTACACCTAAGACCATTGCTATAATTCCCGTTCACTATGCAGGAGTTGCATGTGATATGGAAAAACTATTAGAAATATGTCGCCCGAAAAATATCAAAATTATTGAAGATGCTGCTCACGCTATTGGTGCAAAATGGGACCATAAATTTTTAGGTACTATTGGTGATATGGGATGTCTTAGCTTTCATGACACTAAAAATGTTATTTGCGGTGAAGGTGGTGCTTTTTTAACAAATGACGATTCTTTAGCAGAAAAAGCAATGATAATAAGAGAAAAAGGAACCAATCGCGCACAATTTTTAAAAGGACAGGTTGATAAATATACTTGGGTTGCAAAAGGCTCAAGTTATATTTTAGCTGAACCCTTGGCAGCTATTTTATCTGCTGAAGTTGATGTTATGTTTGAATTAAATGAAAAAAGAGGAATCATTCATCATTATTATTATGATAACCTTAAAATATTAGAAGAAAAAAACATATTAACACTCCCCTTTCTTCCAAACTATTCGGAAACTAATTATCATTTATTTTTTATTGTTTTGAATTCTCCTGAACAAAGAAATTCATTAATGTCACATTTAAGAAGTAAGGGAATTGGTGCTACCTTTCACTACATTCCTCTGCATTCAGCTCCTTTAGGAATTGAGTTGGGTAATAAACCTAATGACCTTGAAATCACTGAGAAATTTCATTCTAGGTTGTTACGACTCCCGTTATATCCTGATATGGAACAAAAAGATTATGAAACTGTCGTTAGTGAAATCATAGCCTGGTCACATGAAATTGCATAA
- a CDS encoding HAD-IA family hydrolase has translation MFWPEIQIADLHELQVIFSGEKYKECFKNKTYSGFVFFDIGSVLLDLDWDIYINSFEGLLPPTAVKDCKQIYRVLKKEAVLHKWCCGKMGAFEYAKSFIHVLLKTAKMPQLENQISIQDIKKADSYVVGAPRQSVLELAKKLRELNFGIGVLSNATTWHEVVIEKKIPLRELFDVIIFSQDVGFEKPDQEIYKIAFSEAQAFIAKKYRQKLDVEDTYFIDDTPANVRAAIDFGWNASLVNLLNENIMSMIESNKVSDLELKMLSTQRENLFFGESVAGRIKNIFRNIISL, from the coding sequence ATGTTTTGGCCAGAAATACAGATTGCTGATTTACATGAATTACAGGTCATTTTTTCTGGAGAAAAGTATAAAGAATGTTTTAAAAATAAAACATATTCAGGGTTTGTATTTTTTGATATTGGAAGTGTTTTACTTGACTTGGATTGGGATATTTACATCAATTCATTTGAAGGTCTATTACCTCCAACGGCTGTAAAGGATTGCAAACAAATCTATCGTGTTTTGAAAAAAGAAGCCGTCCTTCATAAGTGGTGTTGTGGTAAAATGGGGGCTTTTGAATATGCAAAATCTTTCATCCATGTTCTGCTCAAAACTGCTAAAATGCCACAGCTTGAAAATCAGATTTCAATTCAAGATATAAAAAAAGCAGATAGTTACGTTGTTGGAGCGCCAAGGCAGTCCGTGTTAGAATTGGCTAAAAAATTGCGTGAACTAAACTTTGGTATTGGAGTTTTAAGCAATGCAACAACTTGGCATGAAGTTGTTATTGAGAAAAAAATTCCTTTGCGAGAGCTATTTGATGTTATTATTTTTAGTCAAGATGTTGGTTTTGAAAAACCAGACCAAGAAATATACAAAATAGCGTTTTCTGAAGCGCAGGCATTTATTGCCAAAAAATATCGCCAAAAATTAGATGTGGAAGATACATATTTTATAGATGATACCCCTGCAAATGTTAGAGCTGCAATTGATTTTGGTTGGAATGCTAGTTTGGTAAATTTGTTAAATGAAAATATAATGTCGATGATTGAAAGTAACAAAGTTTCTGACTTGGAATTAAAAATGTTAAGTACACAAAGGGAAAATTTATTTTTTGGTGAGTCAGTTGCTGGAAGAATTAAAAATATTTTTAGAAATATAATTAGCTTATGA